The Engystomops pustulosus chromosome 1, aEngPut4.maternal, whole genome shotgun sequence genome has a window encoding:
- the LOC140116860 gene encoding olfactory receptor 6C65-like encodes MLNSTNFFLLAEFRYYGSVRIIIFLLLLVSYLITLAGNILIVTLILRHQSLHTPMYFFLSNLSIVEICATTTVTPKFLSIIAFGDSEISYRGCMLQCYFYFALGSVDFILLAVMAYDRYVAICQPLHYITVMNPRLCIFLAVISWLCGFVDTLPPTIVAYNLLFCGTNMIDHFFCDIDPILKLVCQDTSLINLLNLIASSFTILGSFVCIVVSYTVIIMAIFKIRTVGQRWKTFSTCSSHCILVGIFYSGSVFMCLRFINGFAVDFNKMAVVLNTIVAPMLNPFVYTLRNSQVISAIQEDFSWR; translated from the coding sequence ATGTTGAACTCCACCAATTTCTTTCTTCTGGCAGAATTCCGTTATTATGGATCTGTTCGGATCATTATTTTCCTTCTCCTCTTAGTCTCATACTTGATCACCTTGGCTGGAAATATTCTTATAGTTACTCTTATCTTGAGACATCAGAGTCTCCACACGCCCATGTATTTCTTTCTTTCCAACTTGTCCATTGTAGAAATATGTGCCACAACAACAGTCACACCTAAGTTTCTGTCTATTATTGCATTTGGAGACTCTGAAATCTCCTATAGGGGTTGCATGTTACAGTGCTATTTCTATTTTGCTTTAGGTTCAGTTGATTTCATTCTTCTGGCTGTTATGGCTTATGATAGGTATGTGGCGATATGTCAACCTTTACATTATATTACAGTAATGAATCCCAGATTATGCATCTTCTTAGCTGTAATTTCTTGGCTATGTGGCTTTGTGGATACGCTACCTCCTACTATTGTTGCTTACAATCTACTATTTTGTGGTACAAATATGATTGATCATTTCTTTTGTGATATTGATCCAATTCTCAAACTTGTCTGTCAAGACACTAGCCTTATAAATCTTCTAAATCTAATCGCTTCTTCTTTTACAATTCTTGGGTCATTTGTATGCATTGTGGTATCATATACTGTTATTATCATGGCTATTTTTAAAATACGTACAGTGGGGCAGAGATGGAAAACTTTTTCAACTTGTTCTTCGCACTGTATCCTTGTTGGGATCTTCTACTCAGGCTCTGTCTTCATGTGTTTGCGTTTCATTAATGGATTTGCAGTGGACTTCAACAAAATGGCAGTCGTCCTAAACACCATAGTAGCTCCAATGTTAAACCCATTTGTTTATACATTACGAAACAGCCAAGTAATAAGTGCCATACAAGAAGATTTTAGCTGGAGGTAG